Proteins from one Desulfonema limicola genomic window:
- a CDS encoding secretin N-terminal domain-containing protein yields the protein MNQIRYNGLIIFFILITVFLYPGCSQKINVKETGTPLTGSENLPSDNQDIFKQEPLKNENENKKPDPFTPISSDDKPEIKKTSRDAEDKIYYQQKRSSYPIKTVPASSRQNFQQDNSPGNIVFNFDNADLYEVIRTMAELLKINYIVDPGVKGSVTIHTSGNLKKEDIFSVFFQVLDANGLTAVKDGTLYKIIPIKDTSRIPGLSSDTRGEIPPEERVVMQIIPLNHISASEMTKLLTPFVSKDGTILSHENSRTLLLVDKAKNILKAIKLVNAFDIDIFQTLSYRLYSIKNVDAEEMVKLLDDILSAYGEDVKKI from the coding sequence ATGAATCAAATCAGATACAATGGCCTTATTATTTTTTTTATATTAATTACAGTATTTTTATATCCAGGATGTTCCCAGAAAATTAATGTCAAGGAAACTGGCACGCCTTTGACAGGTTCTGAAAACCTCCCGTCCGATAATCAAGATATTTTCAAGCAGGAACCATTAAAAAATGAAAATGAAAATAAAAAACCTGACCCTTTTACTCCAATAAGCAGTGATGATAAACCAGAGATAAAAAAAACCAGCAGGGATGCCGAAGATAAAATATATTACCAGCAAAAAAGATCAAGCTATCCAATAAAGACAGTGCCTGCATCTTCCAGGCAGAATTTTCAGCAAGATAATTCTCCAGGTAATATAGTTTTTAATTTTGATAATGCTGATCTGTATGAAGTTATCCGCACAATGGCAGAACTGCTTAAAATCAACTATATTGTTGATCCAGGTGTTAAAGGAAGTGTTACTATCCATACATCAGGAAATCTCAAAAAAGAGGATATTTTTTCAGTTTTTTTCCAGGTACTGGATGCCAACGGTTTAACTGCAGTTAAGGACGGAACTCTTTATAAGATAATCCCCATTAAAGACACTTCCCGGATTCCCGGTCTTTCATCTGATACCAGGGGAGAGATTCCCCCTGAAGAAAGGGTTGTAATGCAGATTATTCCCCTTAATCATATTTCTGCATCTGAGATGACCAAGCTTCTGACCCCCTTTGTTTCAAAGGATGGAACCATTCTCTCCCATGAAAATTCAAGAACCCTTTTATTAGTTGACAAAGCAAAAAATATTTTAAAGGCAATCAAGCTGGTCAATGCTTTTGATATAGATATATTTCAAACTCTCAGTTATCGTTTATACTCAATTAAAAATGTTGATGCAGAAGAAATGGTTAAACTGCTTGATGATATTTTATCTGCTTATGGAGAAGATGTAAAAAAGATATAA
- the gspM gene encoding type II secretion system protein GspM, translated as MLIGGAILLLIGAVYRFLPDLETMFSSHNEIFIKEKKLVKYRNMVQEKKRLQTQLMAVNKELVRAETGLLTGGTPALAAVDIQNTLNEIADRSKTEIKTMRVLTVKIPEQGEYVSIPVQITLDAGIRQLKEIIYRIENSSKLLVIKNARMYLSNINRLDSIQSTFTIEGFMRKIQDAE; from the coding sequence CTGTTAATTGGAGGGGCAATCCTGCTTCTTATAGGTGCTGTTTATCGGTTTCTGCCTGATCTGGAAACCATGTTTTCAAGTCATAATGAAATTTTTATAAAAGAAAAAAAACTGGTCAAATACCGGAATATGGTTCAGGAAAAAAAAAGACTTCAGACACAGCTTATGGCAGTAAACAAGGAACTTGTCAGGGCTGAAACAGGTCTTCTTACAGGCGGAACTCCGGCACTTGCTGCTGTTGACATACAAAATACATTAAATGAGATTGCAGACCGGAGCAAGACAGAGATTAAAACAATGCGGGTTTTAACAGTTAAGATACCTGAACAAGGGGAGTATGTATCAATTCCAGTTCAAATAACACTGGATGCTGGAATACGTCAGTTAAAAGAAATAATATACAGGATTGAAAATTCCTCAAAACTGCTGGTAATCAAAAACGCCAGAATGTATCTTTCCAATATAAACAGGCTTGATTCAATTCAATCAACCTTTACTATTGAAGGATTTATGAGGAAAATTCAGGATGCGGAGTAA
- a CDS encoding type II secretion system protein GspD encodes MSSDPGLFDRLSSFISQIDQASDEAEPQIYVYSVKNGGAEELSQLLNTVFTGRTAEDQENTVKQAENEPGTALKTASPNPFGDKKKTEVKTASVMKSSVKGSDFNNGSNTLKGDVKIIPDIVRNSLIIEAIPSDYKIIIDILKQTDVLPRQVLIEATIAEITLDNSTSLGVGWSFSKTGDGDTGLLTANIGEQGLSYTIGLTEKWTHAISALASKKKVNILSSPVILASDNKEAQINVSTKIPIPTTEYQYETDSQPIFQTSIQYRDTGLILSVTPHINERGLVSMDISQEISEEGAGIEVGGKNYSTFRERLVKTTLTVKDGQTIVLGGLMEETKDDGGSGVPFLSDLPVIGYLFGKKSNSFIKKELIILLTPRVIITQDDVDIVTEEFKRKVSNLKEKLDLLY; translated from the coding sequence ATGAGTTCCGATCCTGGATTATTTGACAGGCTGTCATCATTTATAAGCCAGATTGACCAGGCAAGTGATGAAGCTGAACCCCAGATATATGTTTATTCTGTTAAAAATGGAGGAGCCGAAGAACTAAGCCAGCTTCTTAACACTGTATTTACAGGCAGGACAGCCGAAGATCAGGAAAATACTGTTAAACAAGCTGAAAATGAGCCTGGAACTGCTTTAAAAACTGCTTCTCCCAATCCGTTTGGAGATAAAAAGAAAACAGAAGTAAAAACAGCTTCAGTCATGAAAAGCAGCGTAAAAGGTTCTGATTTTAATAATGGCTCTAATACCTTAAAAGGCGATGTGAAAATTATTCCTGATATAGTAAGAAACTCACTTATAATAGAAGCAATTCCTTCTGATTACAAAATTATTATAGATATTTTAAAGCAGACGGATGTTTTGCCCAGGCAGGTTCTTATAGAGGCAACCATTGCAGAGATTACCCTGGATAATTCAACAAGCCTTGGGGTTGGATGGTCTTTTTCCAAAACCGGAGATGGAGATACAGGGCTTTTAACTGCAAATATAGGTGAGCAGGGGCTTTCATATACTATCGGCCTGACAGAAAAATGGACCCATGCAATATCTGCCCTTGCCAGCAAAAAAAAGGTTAATATACTTTCCTCGCCTGTAATTTTAGCTTCTGACAATAAAGAAGCCCAGATAAACGTATCAACAAAGATCCCCATTCCAACAACAGAGTATCAGTATGAAACAGACTCTCAGCCCATATTTCAGACAAGCATACAATACAGGGATACAGGCTTGATCCTGTCTGTTACTCCTCATATTAATGAACGGGGGCTGGTAAGCATGGATATCAGCCAGGAAATCAGTGAAGAAGGGGCTGGAATTGAGGTAGGCGGTAAAAACTATTCAACCTTTCGTGAAAGACTTGTTAAAACAACCTTGACAGTAAAAGACGGACAAACAATTGTGCTGGGCGGATTAATGGAAGAAACAAAGGACGATGGAGGATCAGGCGTTCCTTTTCTAAGTGATCTTCCGGTTATTGGTTATCTTTTTGGCAAAAAATCAAACTCATTTATAAAAAAAGAATTAATTATATTATTAACACCCAGGGTTATTATCACTCAAGATGATGTTGATATTGTAACAGAGGAATTTAAACGCAAAGTGTCAAATCTAAAGGAAAAGCTTGATTTACTGTATTAA
- a CDS encoding TonB-dependent receptor plug domain-containing protein encodes MFNLKYTHIYLSGILTICLFTAVITGTPVLYAENSHDDTMLMFVGENLEVLTIASRREESAWQAPAVAHVITKKAFQERGADTLSKALETIPGFYMAKPEWGTKPYFRGIPDSMLLLYDTVSVTSDISKSIHPFDHELSLVSVKRIEIIKGPGSVLWGPDAFAGIINIVPMTGKDMNGVETGILYQTPGNNAGTYINMGYDAGRWDSFLSISGYAGKEDDNEYNVLKFWGDTDKPADINERYGFDNPETSRYIEAVGRFSFDDWLNISTRLTDNKKAYTITSEEDMSWCETRENPSGLIKIEAKKAINHLSHVRMTGSFFHMETQQQIIDRKLKQRENEFYGEVLYDRSVLSGSGLFTGGVSYREKHIKNAPIWDGYLPDYLKSENLFLLPILTETNYNTNLWSLFCQYSHRFGNTEAWFGIRNDNHDSYQDRTSFSTGLSWSPSSEWIIKLLYGTAYRTPFAKQLQENEKTDLENIETLNLQIGWEPSWQWGLGFCGYWSRLEDHVMEDPYAGLSKPNHQEFTGAEIQGHYSPFRFLKFETNLTLINNKGPNEEYTFLKETYIDSSGNEIRTYEDRSYPYDSGPGALLDFIINWKPVKKISSNLRISYTGSRQLIHPRGQSFMSSSGVWLADINTIIRDIIMPDTDLEISIRNITDREYETPGIYSTIEGEGINAQIVLRKNW; translated from the coding sequence ATGTTTAATTTGAAATATACACATATTTATCTTTCAGGCATTCTGACAATCTGCCTCTTTACTGCTGTCATAACCGGAACACCGGTTCTTTATGCAGAAAACAGCCATGATGATACTATGCTGATGTTTGTGGGAGAAAATCTTGAAGTTCTCACTATTGCATCCAGGCGGGAAGAAAGTGCATGGCAGGCTCCTGCAGTTGCACATGTTATTACAAAAAAGGCATTCCAGGAAAGAGGGGCAGACACCTTGAGTAAAGCCCTGGAAACAATACCTGGATTTTATATGGCAAAACCTGAATGGGGAACAAAACCATATTTCAGAGGGATTCCAGACTCAATGCTCCTGCTTTACGATACAGTGTCAGTAACATCTGATATAAGCAAATCTATTCACCCTTTTGACCATGAACTTTCCCTGGTGTCTGTCAAGCGTATAGAAATTATCAAAGGCCCCGGGTCTGTTTTGTGGGGACCTGACGCATTTGCAGGCATTATAAATATAGTTCCCATGACCGGCAAAGATATGAACGGGGTGGAAACAGGGATTTTATACCAGACTCCTGGTAATAACGCAGGAACCTATATCAACATGGGATATGATGCAGGCAGGTGGGATTCATTTTTATCAATAAGCGGATATGCGGGAAAAGAGGATGATAATGAATATAATGTATTAAAATTCTGGGGAGATACAGATAAACCGGCTGATATTAACGAACGTTATGGTTTTGATAATCCAGAAACTTCCAGATATATTGAAGCTGTTGGAAGGTTTTCCTTTGATGACTGGCTTAATATATCAACCAGACTTACTGACAATAAAAAAGCCTATACCATAACTTCCGAGGAGGATATGAGCTGGTGCGAAACAAGGGAAAATCCTTCAGGGCTTATCAAGATTGAAGCAAAAAAAGCTATTAATCATCTTTCCCATGTGAGAATGACCGGCTCTTTTTTCCATATGGAAACACAGCAGCAGATAATAGACAGAAAATTAAAGCAGAGAGAAAATGAATTTTATGGAGAAGTTCTTTATGACAGGTCTGTTCTCTCAGGCAGCGGCCTTTTTACAGGAGGAGTTTCATACAGGGAAAAACATATAAAAAATGCTCCCATCTGGGATGGTTATCTGCCTGATTATTTAAAATCTGAAAATCTTTTTCTGCTCCCCATACTGACTGAAACAAATTATAATACAAATTTATGGTCATTATTCTGTCAATACAGCCACAGATTTGGAAATACCGAAGCATGGTTCGGCATTAGAAACGATAATCATGATTCATACCAGGACCGCACAAGTTTCAGTACAGGTTTATCCTGGTCTCCTTCATCTGAATGGATAATAAAATTATTGTATGGAACAGCTTACAGAACTCCTTTTGCCAAGCAGTTACAGGAAAATGAAAAAACTGACCTGGAAAATATTGAAACCCTTAATCTGCAAATTGGATGGGAACCTTCATGGCAGTGGGGACTTGGATTCTGCGGATACTGGAGCAGGCTTGAAGACCATGTTATGGAAGATCCATATGCAGGTCTGTCTAAACCTAATCACCAGGAATTTACAGGAGCAGAAATTCAAGGGCATTATTCTCCTTTCCGCTTTCTGAAATTTGAAACAAATCTCACACTCATAAATAATAAAGGCCCAAATGAAGAATATACCTTTCTTAAAGAAACCTATATTGATTCTTCAGGAAATGAAATCAGAACCTATGAAGATAGAAGCTATCCTTATGACAGCGGGCCTGGTGCCCTGCTTGATTTTATAATTAACTGGAAACCTGTAAAGAAAATTTCATCAAATCTCAGGATTTCATACACAGGCTCAAGACAGTTAATTCATCCCAGGGGCCAATCCTTTATGTCAAGCTCAGGGGTCTGGCTGGCTGATATAAACACTATAATCAGGGATATAATAATGCCTGATACTGACCTTGAGATCTCCATTAGAAATATTACAGACCGGGAATATGAAACCCCTGGTATTTACAGCACAATAGAAGGTGAAGGCATTAATGCCCAAATTGTTCTTAGAAAAAACTGGTAA
- a CDS encoding PilN domain-containing protein has protein sequence MIFQDSLGAEISNHRLVIVYLQSSFKGIRLVNHSIYSLDKDQEINNKLQSVSRFIEDFKKENRIGNINIFTGIPDDLVIYKEIIFPIAVKENLRSAIGYEMEKHIPLKHDDIYYDFQILEEDKENNQLKILLIIAKKEAVDPYVNFARSLPGGVSGIEASSVSLSNFFSFVKQDGSSRSLENTPRFFHSNKQAFLSLFSQMEKNIISKTGILSQEPVPAFALALKGLWNVPFNINLLPPEYRKKPGRAGYYVMTALAVIIILSALAWGGSSVIRRQMAVNEINTEINRLGAEIIEIDKMQDQINNIENRINNLKSLSRGYVSLSDIMRELAQILPETAWIRDFNLTEQGIQITGNAESASELIGIIEASPLFKDAAFLSTIVKEKENKERFSIGFKAELVSE, from the coding sequence TTGATTTTTCAAGATAGTCTGGGTGCTGAAATCAGTAATCACAGACTTGTTATAGTTTATCTGCAAAGCTCTTTTAAAGGTATCAGGCTGGTTAATCATTCCATATATTCACTGGATAAAGATCAGGAGATAAACAATAAATTACAGTCTGTAAGCAGATTTATTGAAGATTTTAAAAAAGAAAATAGAATAGGAAATATTAATATCTTTACAGGAATTCCTGATGATCTGGTTATATATAAAGAAATAATATTTCCCATTGCTGTAAAGGAAAATCTCAGGTCTGCCATAGGCTATGAAATGGAAAAACATATCCCTCTAAAACATGACGATATTTATTATGATTTTCAGATACTTGAAGAAGACAAGGAAAATAATCAGCTTAAAATTCTATTGATTATTGCAAAAAAAGAGGCAGTTGATCCTTATGTAAACTTTGCCAGGTCATTACCAGGCGGTGTTTCCGGCATAGAAGCTTCCTCTGTTTCATTATCCAATTTTTTTTCATTTGTTAAACAAGATGGTTCTTCCAGATCCCTTGAAAATACGCCCCGTTTTTTTCATTCAAATAAACAGGCTTTTTTATCCCTTTTTTCACAAATGGAAAAAAATATAATTTCAAAAACCGGAATTTTATCCCAGGAACCAGTCCCTGCCTTTGCCCTTGCTTTAAAAGGCTTGTGGAATGTTCCTTTTAATATTAATCTTCTGCCCCCTGAATACCGGAAAAAGCCGGGAAGGGCAGGGTACTATGTTATGACTGCCCTGGCAGTAATCATAATTTTATCAGCTCTTGCCTGGGGAGGAAGTTCTGTTATCCGCCGGCAAATGGCTGTTAATGAAATAAATACTGAAATAAACAGGCTTGGTGCTGAGATAATTGAGATAGATAAAATGCAGGATCAGATAAATAACATTGAAAACAGGATAAATAATTTAAAATCCTTGAGCAGGGGCTATGTTTCTCTTTCTGATATAATGCGGGAACTGGCACAGATTCTTCCTGAAACTGCATGGATAAGAGATTTTAACCTGACGGAACAAGGGATTCAGATTACTGGAAATGCTGAATCTGCTTCTGAACTTATAGGAATCATAGAAGCATCCCCTTTGTTTAAAGATGCAGCCTTTTTGTCAACCATTGTAAAAGAAAAAGAAAATAAAGAAAGATTCAGCATTGGTTTTAAAGCAGAATTAGTTTCAGAATAA
- a CDS encoding ABC transporter substrate-binding protein, whose amino-acid sequence MIKALTASAGEFPGTKIAVLVSLNIKPYAEAVQGIDRVLSDAGINPDTFFLDRYEGKALESLALKLTRQDYDLFIAVGPEASGFTWSKFQDKTVYTMVLHPEKIENTPKKICGIPFNIPVDTQIKKIEQSLPGLKRIGLLHDPEYNSSFFNQAYEQGIKSGLEIIPLEASSKKEIPLVLDKNWDKIDCLWMIPDRTIISESIIKYIIKESLLKKIPLIGYNSFFYESGAAMSFIFNYESLGKQTGETVLKVLKGDLCKDNEPEFQIWLNHKVLNSLGISFKEIDKEKGGYPEQ is encoded by the coding sequence ATGATAAAAGCATTGACTGCATCAGCAGGTGAATTCCCTGGAACAAAGATTGCTGTTTTAGTCTCTTTAAATATCAAGCCATATGCTGAAGCTGTTCAAGGAATTGACAGGGTTTTAAGTGATGCTGGAATAAACCCTGACACCTTTTTTTTAGATAGATATGAAGGAAAGGCTTTGGAAAGCCTGGCTTTAAAATTAACCCGGCAGGATTATGATCTATTTATTGCAGTAGGCCCTGAAGCCTCGGGTTTTACATGGTCTAAATTTCAGGATAAAACTGTTTATACAATGGTTTTACATCCTGAAAAGATTGAAAATACTCCAAAAAAGATCTGCGGGATTCCTTTTAATATACCTGTTGATACCCAGATTAAGAAAATTGAACAAAGCCTTCCAGGCTTAAAACGTATTGGCCTGCTGCATGATCCAGAATATAATTCATCTTTTTTTAACCAGGCATATGAACAAGGAATTAAATCAGGTCTGGAGATAATCCCTCTTGAGGCATCATCAAAAAAAGAAATTCCTCTTGTTTTAGATAAAAACTGGGATAAAATTGACTGTCTATGGATGATACCCGACCGCACCATTATATCAGAAAGCATTATTAAATATATTATAAAAGAATCCCTGTTAAAAAAAATTCCTCTTATTGGTTATAACAGTTTTTTTTATGAATCCGGTGCTGCCATGAGCTTTATCTTTAATTATGAAAGCCTGGGAAAACAAACTGGTGAAACTGTATTAAAGGTTCTTAAAGGAGATTTATGCAAAGACAATGAGCCTGAATTTCAAATATGGCTGAACCATAAGGTTTTAAACAGTCTGGGTATATCATTTAAAGAAATTGATAAAGAAAAAGGGGGATATCCAGAACAATGA
- a CDS encoding general secretion pathway protein GspK: protein MISENKNNRGIALFIVLWILVLLSVIAGEFCNAMRTGIFMTRNFKEETQAYYIAKAGLNIGISELMKNDPVFQKKAETDIKDQDEEIQWRVNAPIPFVDFGEGAFQVKISNESGKININRADRNLMILLLNKFELDDKDKNTIIDSILDWRDKDDLHRLNGAENAYYQSLAQPYNAKNNDFDSIEELLLVKGISPEIFKGMRSMVTVYPKTDIENKPGQKQDEEKFDYNKININAVSSDVLSAFPLITEEHIQAINEFRQEKDFRSVSQLFPIIDQDVYNSISPYLSVQLSPVFTISSSGTIINSKTTRAVKAVIEIDDRHNNKYHIIQWTDRLEY from the coding sequence TTGATATCTGAGAACAAAAATAATAGGGGAATAGCATTATTCATTGTTTTATGGATCCTGGTTCTGCTGTCAGTTATTGCAGGTGAATTCTGCAATGCCATGCGGACAGGGATTTTTATGACCCGGAATTTTAAAGAAGAAACCCAGGCATATTATATTGCAAAAGCCGGGTTAAATATTGGAATCAGTGAGTTAATGAAAAATGACCCGGTGTTTCAAAAAAAGGCTGAAACAGATATAAAAGATCAGGATGAAGAGATTCAATGGCGTGTCAATGCCCCAATTCCTTTTGTTGACTTTGGAGAAGGTGCTTTCCAGGTCAAGATTAGCAATGAAAGCGGAAAGATAAACATAAACAGGGCAGACAGAAACCTTATGATCTTATTGTTAAACAAATTTGAACTTGATGATAAAGATAAAAATACAATTATTGATTCAATTCTGGACTGGCGGGATAAAGATGATCTTCACAGGTTAAACGGTGCTGAAAATGCTTATTATCAGTCCCTTGCCCAGCCTTATAACGCAAAAAACAATGATTTTGATTCAATTGAAGAACTGCTTCTGGTAAAAGGCATAAGCCCTGAAATTTTTAAAGGCATGAGAAGTATGGTAACAGTATATCCAAAAACAGATATTGAAAATAAACCAGGACAAAAACAAGATGAAGAGAAATTTGATTATAACAAAATCAATATTAATGCTGTTTCATCAGATGTTTTGTCTGCTTTTCCATTAATAACAGAAGAACATATTCAGGCAATAAATGAATTCAGGCAGGAAAAGGATTTCAGATCAGTGTCCCAGCTTTTTCCCATTATAGATCAGGATGTTTATAACAGCATCAGTCCTTATCTATCGGTTCAATTATCGCCTGTATTTACCATAAGTTCATCAGGAACAATAATAAACAGCAAGACAACAAGAGCCGTAAAAGCAGTAATTGAGATTGATGACAGGCATAATAATAAATATCATATTATACAATGGACGGATCGTCTTGAATATTAA
- a CDS encoding sigma-54-dependent transcriptional regulator, with protein MNQILIVDDEEKMRHLLAIILESRGYKVIQAADGVNAFDIINENAFDMVISDIKMPRMDGLELLEKMKANHITCPVVFITAFATIDSAVEAMRRGAADYITKPFEEDRILLTVERTLNFSRIISENRDLKQRLQKAEAGHEIIFKSQTMAAVMDMAGRVAKTDSAVLINGESGTGKELIARYIHRMSPRNEKRFVPVNCAAISSNLVESELFGHEKGAFTGADKKAEGKFEYASGGTIFLDEIGDLPLEAQAKLLRALQEKRIQRVGGNDEVPVDVRVICATNKNLSQQVEKEDFRQDLLFRINVFPIQPPPLRDRMEDVEILFDYFLKKLGAARSVKLDKSGLNALKSYLWPGNVRELANAAERAVILAGDKGQITGDTLSFLNSGQTRDCVPIPADEYKLPRTGIILEEFENNLVRQALEMSENNQTLASKLLGITRSKFRVLMKQYKENRKTGRA; from the coding sequence ATGAACCAGATACTGATTGTTGATGATGAAGAAAAAATGCGTCATCTGCTTGCAATTATCCTGGAGAGCAGGGGATATAAGGTAATTCAGGCTGCTGACGGTGTTAATGCTTTTGATATTATTAATGAAAATGCTTTTGATATGGTTATTTCCGACATCAAAATGCCCCGCATGGACGGACTTGAACTGCTTGAAAAGATGAAAGCAAATCATATTACCTGTCCTGTTGTGTTTATAACAGCTTTTGCCACAATTGATTCTGCTGTGGAAGCCATGCGCAGGGGGGCAGCAGATTATATAACCAAGCCTTTTGAAGAAGACAGAATTTTGCTTACTGTTGAACGTACCCTGAATTTTTCCAGGATTATTTCTGAAAACAGGGATTTAAAACAGAGACTTCAAAAAGCTGAAGCAGGTCATGAGATTATATTTAAATCCCAGACAATGGCTGCTGTCATGGATATGGCAGGCCGGGTGGCAAAGACTGATTCAGCAGTTTTAATAAACGGGGAATCTGGAACAGGCAAAGAACTTATTGCCAGGTATATTCACCGCATGAGTCCCAGAAATGAAAAAAGATTTGTTCCTGTCAATTGTGCTGCCATATCTTCAAATCTTGTGGAATCAGAACTTTTTGGTCATGAAAAAGGTGCATTTACAGGTGCAGATAAAAAAGCTGAAGGGAAATTTGAATATGCCTCAGGAGGAACAATTTTTCTTGATGAAATTGGAGACCTGCCCCTTGAAGCCCAGGCCAAGCTTCTCCGTGCATTGCAGGAAAAGAGGATTCAGCGTGTTGGCGGAAATGACGAGGTTCCTGTTGATGTGCGTGTAATCTGCGCAACAAACAAGAATTTGTCCCAGCAGGTTGAAAAAGAGGATTTCAGGCAGGATCTTCTTTTTAGAATAAATGTTTTTCCCATACAGCCTCCGCCCCTTAGAGATCGTATGGAAGATGTTGAAATCCTGTTTGATTACTTTTTAAAAAAACTGGGTGCCGCCAGATCAGTAAAACTTGATAAATCAGGTCTAAATGCACTTAAAAGCTATTTATGGCCTGGAAATGTAAGAGAGCTTGCAAATGCGGCTGAACGGGCTGTTATCCTTGCAGGAGATAAAGGTCAAATAACAGGAGATACGCTTTCTTTTTTAAATTCAGGGCAGACCCGAGACTGTGTGCCAATTCCGGCAGATGAATATAAACTGCCCAGAACCGGCATTATACTTGAAGAATTTGAAAATAATCTTGTCAGACAGGCTCTTGAAATGTCAGAAAATAATCAGACCCTGGCATCAAAACTCCTGGGCATTACCCGATCCAAATTCAGGGTACTTATGAAACAGTATAAGGAAAACCGCAAAACCGGCAGAGCATAA
- a CDS encoding sensor histidine kinase: protein MKGLGIHIRLLLAAVILISAATFTLGYMGINITREFVNSRFEERILFLARYLALNSELGILIGQKAMLERLAGNLLAEKDVVTVTIIGENDEILANASKNVSGDISIVEVPVIIQKTKGFPWGMVSEKDKNIIGKVKITYSTEGIKKLMKTMSIRFLWLSLGLAGLCVFIFYFISRSLVAPVSRLAAAARQVAEGDMKIRVEPGNLPETRELALAFNAMLDSLETSQAALKRANKEMITQNTLARMGKFSLMIAHEVKNPLAIIKSSLDILKKKIEKASENTMILYIEDEISRLNKLIEDFLLFAKPAVPNFRQVDLNNMLKGQILRFEVQLNGSSLDIQTSIPQYPCYTEADPDLMMRAIGNILKNAAEANDYNGYIDVNVFCENKHWILNIGDQGTGIDGKNIEKIFDPFFTTRSKGTGLGLAFVSQVIKSHQGKVWAENRKGEPGALFCIKLPLRTEIT from the coding sequence ATGAAGGGGTTGGGCATACATATCCGGCTTTTGCTTGCTGCTGTAATACTTATCAGCGCAGCAACATTTACCCTGGGATATATGGGAATAAACATAACCCGGGAATTTGTTAATTCAAGATTTGAGGAGCGTATCCTGTTTTTAGCCAGGTATCTTGCCTTAAACTCCGAGCTTGGGATTTTGATTGGTCAAAAAGCAATGCTGGAAAGACTTGCCGGTAATTTACTGGCAGAAAAAGATGTGGTTACAGTTACCATTATTGGTGAGAATGATGAAATACTGGCAAATGCTTCAAAAAATGTTTCAGGCGATATTTCAATAGTTGAAGTTCCTGTTATAATACAAAAAACAAAAGGCTTTCCCTGGGGCATGGTCAGTGAAAAAGATAAAAATATCATTGGAAAGGTCAAAATAACTTACAGTACCGAGGGTATAAAAAAACTGATGAAAACAATGAGTATAAGGTTTTTATGGCTTTCCCTGGGGCTGGCAGGTCTTTGTGTTTTTATATTTTATTTTATCTCGCGCTCACTTGTAGCACCGGTTTCCAGGCTTGCTGCTGCTGCCCGTCAGGTTGCAGAAGGAGATATGAAGATAAGGGTAGAGCCTGGAAATCTTCCTGAAACAAGGGAACTTGCCCTTGCGTTTAATGCTATGCTTGATTCTCTTGAAACCAGTCAGGCTGCTTTAAAACGTGCAAATAAGGAAATGATTACACAAAATACCCTGGCAAGAATGGGAAAATTCTCTTTAATGATTGCCCATGAGGTGAAAAATCCCCTGGCAATTATAAAAAGTTCCCTGGATATATTAAAAAAGAAGATTGAAAAAGCCTCAGAAAATACAATGATTCTTTATATTGAAGATGAAATAAGCCGCCTTAACAAGCTGATTGAAGATTTTCTGCTGTTTGCAAAACCGGCTGTTCCAAATTTCCGCCAGGTAGATCTGAATAATATGTTAAAAGGCCAGATATTACGTTTTGAAGTTCAGCTTAATGGCTCATCTCTGGACATACAGACTAGTATTCCCCAATATCCATGCTATACCGAAGCAGACCCTGATTTGATGATGCGCGCCATTGGCAATATTTTAAAAAATGCAGCAGAAGCAAATGATTACAATGGATATATAGATGTAAATGTTTTTTGCGAAAACAAGCACTGGATTTTAAATATTGGAGACCAGGGAACAGGCATTGATGGAAAAAATATTGAAAAAATATTTGATCCCTTTTTTACCACCCGTTCAAAAGGAACCGGTCTGGGACTTGCATTTGTCTCACAGGTTATCAAATCCCACCAGGGAAAAGTCTGGGCTGAAAACAGGAAAGGAGAACCTGGAGCATTGTTTTGCATAAAATTGCCTTTAAGGACAGAAATCACATGA